From the genome of Parazoarcus communis, one region includes:
- the miaA gene encoding tRNA (adenosine(37)-N6)-dimethylallyltransferase MiaA, which translates to MRGHLPVLTPMPHTDLPPALLLLGPTASGKTASALALAHALPVEIISVDSALVYRDMDIGTAKPTAAEQAVCPHHLIDIITPEEAYSAASFRDDALRLMAEITARGRIPVLAGGTMLYFKALRDGLSALPQADAGLRRQIDDDAMRLGWPAMHAELARLDPEAAGRLEPGDSQRIQRALEIVRVTGRPLAESYARREMTPPPFRLLPIALAPSDRKVLHDRIADRFVQMLDGGLIDELAQLRQRYTLNTSMPSMRCVGYRQALAYLDGEDDLETLRFKGIAATRQLAKRQLTWQRQFRDTWPELVELDCLRADLATAVRDTALERLEP; encoded by the coding sequence ATGCGAGGCCATCTCCCAGTCCTGACCCCGATGCCGCACACCGACCTCCCACCCGCCCTGCTTCTGCTCGGCCCGACCGCAAGCGGGAAGACCGCCAGCGCGCTGGCCCTGGCGCACGCGTTGCCGGTCGAGATCATCAGCGTGGATTCGGCCCTGGTGTACCGCGACATGGACATCGGCACGGCCAAGCCGACGGCGGCAGAACAGGCGGTCTGCCCCCACCATCTGATCGACATCATCACGCCGGAAGAGGCCTACTCGGCGGCGAGCTTTCGCGACGACGCGCTGCGCCTGATGGCCGAAATCACCGCTCGCGGGCGAATTCCGGTGCTTGCCGGCGGCACCATGCTGTACTTCAAGGCATTGCGCGACGGCCTGTCGGCACTTCCGCAGGCCGACGCCGGGCTGCGCCGGCAGATCGACGATGACGCCATGCGTCTCGGCTGGCCTGCGATGCACGCGGAACTCGCGCGCCTCGACCCCGAGGCTGCAGGCAGGCTCGAGCCCGGCGACTCGCAGCGCATCCAGCGCGCACTCGAGATCGTTCGTGTCACCGGAAGACCGCTGGCCGAAAGCTACGCCCGCCGCGAAATGACACCCCCGCCCTTTCGCCTGCTGCCAATCGCGCTTGCGCCCTCGGACCGCAAGGTGCTGCACGACCGTATCGCAGATCGATTCGTGCAGATGCTGGATGGCGGACTCATCGACGAGCTTGCGCAACTGCGCCAGCGCTACACCCTGAATACGTCCATGCCCTCGATGCGCTGCGTCGGCTACCGCCAGGCATTGGCCTATCTCGACGGCGAAGACGATCTTGAAACACTCCGCTTCAAGGGCATTGCCGCAACCCGTCAGCTCGCCAAGCGCCAACTCACCTGGCAGCGCCAGTTCCGCGACACCTGGCCGGAACTGGTCGAACTCGACTGCCTGCGTGCCGATCTCGCCACCGCGGTGCGCGACACTGCGCTCGAACGCCTCGAACCCTGA
- a CDS encoding DUF3619 family protein, whose amino-acid sequence MTDQHQRPGGDRLSDEAVARRIVGSLSVAAHYTDERVAERLRAARLRALEAHRPRRGVTARLLATMRAAWSLRPVLRQSVALVAVVVLVFAGDHWTTTSMLLELEEVDAALLTDELPIDAYLDSDFPAWLQQDSSS is encoded by the coding sequence ATGACCGATCAGCATCAGCGCCCAGGGGGCGACAGGTTGAGCGACGAAGCGGTCGCACGGCGCATTGTCGGCAGTCTTTCGGTTGCTGCCCATTACACCGACGAGCGGGTCGCTGAGCGCCTCAGGGCAGCGCGACTGCGCGCGCTCGAGGCGCATCGCCCGCGGCGCGGCGTGACCGCCAGGCTGCTGGCGACGATGCGGGCCGCGTGGTCCTTGCGTCCGGTGCTGCGTCAGTCGGTGGCACTGGTGGCGGTTGTCGTGCTCGTTTTTGCGGGTGACCACTGGACGACGACGTCCATGCTGCTCGAACTCGAAGAGGTCGACGCGGCGCTGCTGACGGACGAACTCCCCATCGACGCATATCTTGATTCGGATTTTCCCGCATGGCTGCAGCAAGATTCCTCATCCTGA
- a CDS encoding RDD family protein, which produces MSRKGNKTPAAGAQAAAPGRSPTVVELAGLRRRLASMLYETMLLLGVLALTFMVPNLLIGMIFEVAPPGWLAWIHVFLVLGFYFVWYWHRQGQTLAMQTWRLKVVDSVSGQPLSAARSWLRYALAWPSVLIGGVGLIWAIFDRDRQFLHDRLGGSCVVLLPGQPKR; this is translated from the coding sequence ATGAGTCGTAAAGGCAACAAGACACCGGCGGCCGGAGCTCAGGCCGCAGCACCCGGGCGCTCGCCCACCGTGGTTGAACTGGCCGGCCTGCGCCGCCGGCTGGCGAGCATGCTGTACGAAACGATGCTGCTGCTCGGGGTGCTGGCGCTGACCTTCATGGTGCCCAACCTGCTGATCGGCATGATCTTCGAGGTTGCGCCGCCGGGCTGGCTGGCGTGGATTCACGTGTTCCTGGTGCTGGGCTTCTATTTCGTCTGGTACTGGCACCGCCAGGGGCAGACCCTGGCCATGCAGACCTGGCGGCTCAAGGTCGTGGATTCGGTCAGCGGCCAGCCGCTCAGCGCAGCGCGCAGCTGGCTGCGCTATGCACTGGCGTGGCCGTCGGTGCTGATCGGTGGCGTCGGTCTGATCTGGGCCATCTTCGATCGCGATCGCCAGTTCCTGCACGATCGCCTTGGTGGCAGCTGCGTGGTCCTGCTGCCGGGTCAGCCGAAAAGATAG
- a CDS encoding sensor domain-containing diguanylate cyclase, with protein sequence MSKPSAPLSLKLVLIVPYVVLVIALAVAVGSLSYSAGNRAVSTVSEHLLLETVGRIAQAVDRHIVGSGAVLESAFPDGMAAPEKIESDFHELRTRFWIATSLHIDPNNYVYYGNESGQGLGLYRHSLQDAELRMKINADEHRAIYRFTGIDGPLNFERRETKLFDPRSRPWYQDGKRVTGHTWTSVYIDFGTRELLATRARRVLSSAGAFEGVVATDISLRALNDFVGRLKVSPNGIAFIIEQDGNLIASSASPNIRELPDGSSARLKARESSHPLLRSAYRLVQERLATPDATSLPRVLTFVTEEGEEIHVAFDRIQDKAGLNWITVVAMPTSDFMSGVTENATRTVMLAAAAVVIAIVIGLRILGWVAGDLRRIGEAVRKVGEGELDAPVGVARNDEIGALARSFEAMQTRLRTDKLTGLANRDAFMQKLNKRVELARSDRRAAKLGVLFIDLNRFKQINDQYGHDAGDLALQEIAERLRTNVRGGDLVARYAGDEFVILLDQVASREAVGHIRRQIEEVLRQPLCCIEAESTVEISVGGAIGEALYPDDGLDAQSLLKSADRAMYVHKFADRAERGDAPA encoded by the coding sequence ATGTCGAAGCCGTCAGCCCCCCTCTCGCTCAAGCTGGTCCTGATTGTTCCCTACGTCGTGCTGGTGATTGCACTTGCGGTCGCGGTGGGCTCGCTGTCGTATTCGGCCGGGAACCGGGCCGTGTCGACGGTCTCGGAGCACCTGCTGCTCGAAACCGTGGGACGCATTGCGCAGGCAGTGGACCGTCACATCGTCGGATCGGGCGCGGTGCTCGAGTCAGCCTTCCCGGACGGCATGGCAGCGCCGGAGAAGATCGAATCGGATTTCCATGAGCTCCGGACGCGCTTCTGGATTGCGACCTCACTGCATATCGACCCTAACAACTACGTCTATTACGGCAACGAATCCGGGCAGGGGCTGGGCCTGTACCGGCACTCCCTGCAGGACGCCGAACTGCGGATGAAGATCAATGCCGACGAACACCGGGCAATCTATCGCTTCACCGGTATCGACGGCCCTTTGAATTTCGAACGGCGCGAAACGAAGCTCTTCGACCCCCGCTCCCGCCCCTGGTATCAGGACGGCAAACGGGTCACAGGTCATACTTGGACCTCGGTATACATTGATTTCGGCACGCGGGAACTGCTCGCCACACGGGCGCGCAGAGTGCTGTCGAGCGCAGGCGCTTTCGAAGGCGTGGTCGCGACCGACATTTCCCTGCGCGCGCTGAACGACTTCGTTGGCCGGCTCAAGGTGTCTCCCAACGGCATCGCCTTCATCATCGAGCAGGACGGCAACCTGATCGCGTCCTCGGCGAGCCCCAACATCCGGGAGTTGCCCGATGGCAGCAGCGCCCGTCTGAAGGCGCGCGAAAGCTCGCATCCGCTGCTCAGATCAGCCTACCGCCTGGTGCAGGAGCGCCTGGCCACCCCCGATGCCACCTCGCTGCCAAGAGTACTGACCTTTGTCACCGAAGAAGGCGAGGAAATCCATGTCGCCTTCGACCGCATCCAGGACAAGGCCGGCCTGAACTGGATTACCGTCGTCGCCATGCCGACCAGCGACTTCATGTCCGGGGTGACCGAGAACGCAACCCGCACGGTCATGCTGGCGGCCGCGGCGGTCGTGATCGCCATCGTCATCGGACTGCGCATCCTCGGCTGGGTTGCGGGTGATCTGAGGCGCATTGGCGAGGCCGTGCGCAAGGTGGGCGAAGGCGAGCTCGACGCACCGGTCGGTGTGGCGCGAAACGACGAGATCGGCGCCCTGGCGCGCAGCTTCGAGGCCATGCAGACCCGCTTGCGCACGGACAAGCTCACCGGACTCGCCAACCGCGACGCCTTCATGCAAAAACTCAACAAGCGGGTTGAGCTGGCTCGCAGCGATCGCCGCGCTGCGAAGCTGGGTGTGCTGTTCATCGATCTCAACCGCTTCAAGCAGATCAACGACCAGTATGGACACGACGCCGGCGATCTGGCTTTGCAGGAGATCGCCGAGCGCCTGCGGACCAACGTCCGCGGAGGTGACCTCGTCGCCCGTTACGCCGGTGACGAGTTCGTCATCCTGCTCGACCAGGTAGCGAGCCGCGAAGCCGTGGGCCACATCCGCCGCCAGATCGAGGAGGTTCTGCGTCAGCCCCTGTGCTGCATCGAAGCTGAGAGCACGGTCGAGATCAGTGTCGGCGGTGCGATCGGAGAAGCCCTGTATCCGGACGATGGCCTCGATGCGCAAAGCCTGCTCAAGAGCGCGGACCGGGCCATGTACGTGCATAAATTTGCCGACCGCGCTGAACGGGGAGATGCGCCGGCTTGA
- a CDS encoding DUF1415 domain-containing protein gives MDQQIISDVRQWLDDVVIGLNLCPFAAKPRAEDRVRICVSHATTDEALLDDMQAELERLSDTPASELETTVLAIPDMLSDFEDYNQFLDLVDLWLQQFGWEGELQVASFHPDYQFADTEADDAGNLTNRSPWPLLHMIREESLEHALAHFPDPEGIPERNVLRMEQLSEDERKRLFPYLFG, from the coding sequence ATGGACCAACAGATCATCAGCGACGTACGCCAGTGGCTCGACGACGTCGTCATCGGACTCAACCTCTGCCCGTTCGCGGCCAAACCCCGTGCCGAAGACCGCGTGCGCATCTGCGTAAGCCACGCCACCACCGACGAAGCACTGCTCGACGACATGCAGGCCGAACTCGAGCGCCTCTCGGACACCCCCGCCAGCGAACTCGAGACCACGGTCCTTGCGATCCCGGACATGCTGTCCGACTTCGAGGACTACAACCAGTTTCTGGACCTGGTCGATCTGTGGCTGCAGCAGTTCGGCTGGGAAGGCGAACTCCAGGTCGCGAGCTTTCACCCCGACTACCAGTTTGCCGACACCGAAGCGGACGACGCCGGCAACCTCACCAACCGCTCGCCGTGGCCGCTGCTGCACATGATCCGCGAAGAAAGCCTGGAGCACGCCCTGGCGCACTTTCCCGACCCGGAAGGCATTCCCGAGCGCAATGTGCTGCGCATGGAGCAGCTGAGCGAGGACGAGCGGAAGCGGCTGTTCCCCTATCTTTTCGGCTGA
- a CDS encoding RNA polymerase sigma factor codes for MVKAVNAGPIGASFKDSQLATRTELSAFLESVEKRAFKQAVWSLRDDDAALDAVQDAMLKLSLRYGERPADEFPMLFQRILQNVILDAHRRLKVRRFWVSPLSVLKGANEDEGDPLESVADERDGAEHETPHGLFERRHVLVQIEREIARLPNRQREAFLMRYWEEMNIAETAAAMGCSEGSVKTHCSRATQTLAAALSAKGLMP; via the coding sequence TTGGTCAAGGCTGTAAATGCCGGTCCAATAGGCGCTTCTTTCAAGGATTCCCAGCTGGCCACCCGCACCGAACTCTCCGCGTTTCTTGAAAGCGTTGAAAAACGTGCGTTCAAGCAGGCTGTCTGGTCCCTGCGCGATGACGACGCCGCGCTCGATGCGGTGCAGGATGCGATGCTGAAACTGTCGCTGCGCTACGGTGAGCGCCCGGCCGACGAGTTTCCGATGCTGTTTCAGCGCATCCTGCAGAACGTGATTCTCGATGCGCACAGGCGACTCAAGGTGCGCCGCTTCTGGGTGTCGCCGCTGTCCGTGCTCAAGGGCGCAAACGAGGACGAAGGCGACCCGCTCGAGAGCGTGGCCGACGAGCGCGACGGGGCAGAGCATGAAACGCCTCATGGTCTGTTCGAGCGTCGCCATGTGCTTGTCCAGATCGAGCGCGAGATCGCCCGGCTGCCGAATCGTCAACGGGAGGCGTTCCTGATGCGTTACTGGGAGGAAATGAATATCGCCGAAACGGCCGCGGCCATGGGATGTTCCGAGGGCAGTGTGAAGACGCACTGCTCGCGTGCCACCCAGACGCTTGCCGCGGCCCTCAGCGCAAAGGGGCTCATGCCATGA
- a CDS encoding DUF4124 domain-containing protein produces MNRNWLVLGTGILIAFSVCADDAEVFRWKDREGRINYGNMPPPGVDAEPVGGRGRLTVVPAPVLPPVPPPPPPETRLDRLERELEAERQLRLDAEAAEQARELERAQLKAECEARYREPCDDDGEPAGKRYIVVPPRPFPHLPGMPTVRPLHRDPARDAGSARRDLASERALRRDQRGGREAQEGERRRGAESDSARKRDEGGEGRREAGNASRSEERPERRP; encoded by the coding sequence ATGAACCGCAATTGGCTGGTGCTCGGTACAGGGATTCTGATTGCATTTTCGGTGTGCGCGGACGACGCCGAGGTGTTTCGCTGGAAGGACCGCGAAGGCCGCATCAACTACGGCAACATGCCGCCGCCGGGTGTGGACGCGGAGCCGGTCGGAGGCCGGGGCCGGCTGACGGTGGTGCCGGCGCCTGTTCTGCCGCCTGTGCCACCCCCGCCGCCACCGGAAACGCGCCTGGATCGGCTGGAGCGCGAACTCGAAGCCGAACGCCAGTTGCGTCTCGACGCGGAGGCGGCGGAGCAGGCGCGCGAGCTTGAGCGCGCGCAATTGAAAGCCGAGTGCGAGGCGCGCTACCGGGAGCCCTGTGACGACGACGGCGAACCGGCCGGAAAGCGATACATCGTGGTGCCGCCGCGGCCGTTTCCGCATCTGCCGGGGATGCCGACGGTCCGACCCTTGCATCGGGATCCGGCACGGGATGCTGGCAGCGCTCGGCGCGATCTGGCGTCCGAGCGGGCATTGCGTCGTGATCAGCGGGGCGGCCGGGAGGCGCAGGAGGGCGAGCGCCGGCGTGGCGCCGAGAGCGATTCCGCGCGCAAACGGGACGAAGGCGGGGAAGGTCGCAGGGAAGCCGGCAATGCGTCCCGCAGCGAAGAGCGCCCGGAGCGCCGGCCTTGA
- a CDS encoding DUF3106 domain-containing protein translates to MAAARFLILIACLLCSAVASAGVLPLAAPAWAELDARQHEVLAPLEADWDGMTPVSRRKWLGICDRYDRLSADEQARIQVRMRDWARLNPDERSRARMQYRAMQKLPPDRRSNLHAEWERYQNLPPEGRRPEAVTPAPRRPGAALQGQVDIFQ, encoded by the coding sequence ATGGCTGCAGCAAGATTCCTCATCCTGATCGCGTGCCTGCTGTGCAGTGCGGTGGCGTCGGCGGGCGTTCTGCCGCTGGCCGCACCGGCGTGGGCCGAGCTCGATGCGCGACAGCATGAGGTACTTGCGCCCCTTGAGGCAGACTGGGACGGGATGACGCCGGTCAGCCGGCGCAAATGGCTGGGCATCTGCGACCGTTACGATCGTCTGTCGGCGGACGAGCAGGCGCGTATCCAGGTGCGGATGCGGGACTGGGCGCGACTCAACCCGGACGAGCGCAGCCGCGCGCGGATGCAGTACCGTGCCATGCAGAAACTGCCGCCTGATCGACGCAGTAATTTGCACGCGGAGTGGGAACGCTATCAGAATCTGCCCCCTGAAGGACGCCGCCCCGAAGCGGTGACGCCTGCGCCACGCCGACCCGGTGCGGCGCTTCAAGGACAGGTAGATATATTTCAATGA
- a CDS encoding HupE/UreJ family protein — translation MSKPRALVALTLLLTAGAAVAHPGHEAMSFASGLSHPLGGFDHLLAMLAVGLFAARQQGVARWALPAGFVAAMLGGAALSTSGIELPAVEAGIATSVLVFGLLIAFAARLPLAAAMPLISVFALFHGHAHHAEMGSNTLLTYTAGFTLASAALHGVGYLAARHLPDSRFGKYAQRAIGMTIAGAGVLLIGA, via the coding sequence ATGTCCAAGCCGCGCGCCCTTGTTGCCCTCACCCTGTTGCTCACAGCCGGCGCTGCCGTTGCACACCCCGGCCACGAAGCCATGAGCTTTGCCAGTGGGCTCAGTCACCCGCTCGGCGGGTTCGACCACCTTCTGGCGATGCTGGCAGTGGGCCTTTTCGCAGCACGCCAGCAGGGCGTCGCGCGCTGGGCGCTGCCTGCAGGATTCGTCGCCGCCATGCTGGGAGGCGCTGCGCTGAGCACAAGCGGAATCGAACTGCCGGCTGTCGAGGCCGGCATCGCGACGTCGGTACTCGTCTTCGGCCTGCTGATCGCTTTTGCGGCACGCCTGCCACTGGCGGCGGCCATGCCGCTGATCTCCGTGTTCGCCCTGTTTCACGGCCATGCACACCACGCGGAGATGGGCAGCAACACGCTCCTGACCTACACGGCCGGTTTCACGCTGGCCTCTGCAGCCCTGCATGGCGTCGGCTACCTCGCAGCCCGCCACCTCCCCGACTCGCGGTTTGGCAAATACGCTCAGCGCGCAATCGGCATGACGATCGCCGGTGCCGGCGTGCTGCTGATCGGCGCCTGA
- a CDS encoding DNA ligase gives MRTRRRPVPAGQAIARVLTLALLALSCPAWAQLPPLMLAGRYHADVDPAGYWVSEKLDGVRALWNGQQLLFRSGNPVAAPAWFVAGLPPEPLDGELWVGRGRFEQLVGAVRTQEPDDAAWRQVKYMVFDLPAHGGTFTERIDAMARIVSGAGRPWLQRVAQRRVADREALQREFERVVRAGGEGLMLHRADALRVAGRTDAILKYVPWLDDEARVIAHVQGKGKYTGMLGALLVEAPDGRRFRIGTGFTDAQRREPPPPGTLVTYRYRELTGKGLPRFPSFLRIRDLP, from the coding sequence ATGCGAACAAGGAGACGCCCCGTGCCTGCCGGGCAGGCGATTGCCCGTGTTCTGACTCTTGCGCTGCTCGCGCTGTCCTGCCCCGCATGGGCGCAACTGCCTCCGCTGATGCTCGCAGGGCGCTATCACGCGGATGTCGATCCGGCCGGGTACTGGGTGAGCGAGAAACTGGACGGCGTGCGTGCGCTGTGGAATGGGCAGCAGCTGCTGTTTCGCAGCGGAAACCCGGTGGCTGCGCCAGCGTGGTTTGTTGCCGGCCTGCCGCCGGAGCCGCTCGATGGCGAACTCTGGGTCGGCCGTGGCCGCTTCGAACAACTCGTGGGTGCGGTGCGCACTCAGGAGCCCGACGATGCGGCATGGCGGCAGGTGAAGTACATGGTCTTCGATCTGCCCGCCCATGGTGGCACCTTCACCGAGCGCATCGACGCCATGGCGCGCATCGTAAGCGGTGCGGGCCGGCCCTGGCTGCAACGCGTCGCACAGCGCCGCGTTGCCGACCGTGAGGCCTTGCAGCGCGAGTTCGAGCGGGTTGTGCGGGCGGGGGGCGAGGGTTTGATGCTGCACCGGGCAGATGCGCTGCGGGTGGCCGGGCGCACCGATGCCATCCTGAAATACGTGCCCTGGCTGGACGACGAGGCGAGGGTGATCGCCCACGTTCAGGGCAAGGGGAAATACACAGGCATGCTTGGTGCGCTGCTGGTCGAGGCGCCGGACGGTCGCCGGTTCCGGATTGGAACCGGCTTCACCGATGCCCAGCGCCGCGAGCCACCGCCACCCGGCACGCTGGTGACCTACCGCTACCGCGAGCTGACGGGCAAGGGGCTGCCCCGTTTTCCGTCGTTTCTCAGGATCAGGGACTTGCCCTGA